A single genomic interval of Sinorhizobium garamanticum harbors:
- a CDS encoding aminotransferase class I/II-fold pyridoxal phosphate-dependent enzyme, with translation MSNDGNGQTFSKMNSSLKENLLDRMRNTHQSSERNRMARSERELPAPPRRRQARFEDLPEYKQVITQKFASEQLGIANPFYRAHQTAAGATTVIDGRTMINFASYDYLGLNRHAHVLDRARDTIGNFGISASASRLVAGERPVHVELEEKIARFYGVEAAVCFVSGYLTNVAAISCLMGPKDLVIHDEFIHNSALAGIKLSGATRRLFKHNDTADLEHVLRTVAGEYRHIMVIVEGIYSMDGDVANLPALLKLKAEYGFWLMVDEAHSLGVLGPHGKGLAEHFGVDPHEVDIWMGTLSKTTSSCGGYIAGNEALAAVLKASAGGFVYSVGLAPVLGASAVASLDILEREPERTAALRRNGGLFLKLAKEAGLDTGLSGGFSVVPVIVGDSLRAVQLSNDLLAAGVNVLPIIHPAVPEGSARLRFFITSDHTKEQIRRTVALTAERLKDLTERNFGLGGVDIEQMLKALSAR, from the coding sequence ATGAGCAATGACGGAAACGGCCAGACCTTCTCCAAGATGAACAGCAGCCTCAAGGAGAACCTACTGGACAGGATGAGGAACACGCATCAATCGTCGGAGCGCAACCGGATGGCGCGCTCGGAACGGGAGTTGCCAGCCCCTCCCCGTCGCCGCCAGGCGCGCTTCGAGGATCTTCCCGAATATAAGCAAGTGATTACGCAGAAATTCGCGAGCGAGCAGCTGGGCATCGCCAATCCCTTCTATCGGGCACACCAGACGGCTGCCGGCGCGACGACGGTGATCGACGGCCGCACGATGATCAACTTCGCCTCCTACGATTACCTCGGGCTGAACCGCCACGCCCACGTACTCGACAGAGCGCGCGACACGATCGGGAACTTCGGCATTTCCGCCTCCGCGAGCAGGCTCGTTGCCGGCGAGCGGCCCGTGCATGTCGAGCTCGAGGAAAAGATCGCGCGCTTCTACGGCGTCGAAGCGGCGGTTTGTTTCGTCAGCGGCTATCTCACCAACGTTGCCGCCATCAGCTGCCTGATGGGTCCCAAGGATCTCGTCATCCATGACGAGTTCATCCACAACAGCGCGCTCGCCGGCATCAAGCTTTCCGGCGCCACGCGCCGCCTCTTCAAGCACAACGACACGGCCGATCTCGAGCATGTGCTGCGCACGGTCGCCGGAGAATATCGTCACATCATGGTCATCGTCGAAGGCATTTATTCGATGGACGGCGATGTCGCGAACCTTCCTGCCCTGCTGAAGCTCAAGGCCGAATATGGTTTCTGGCTGATGGTCGACGAGGCCCATTCACTGGGCGTTCTCGGGCCGCACGGCAAGGGGCTCGCCGAACACTTCGGCGTCGATCCCCACGAGGTCGACATCTGGATGGGAACGCTGTCGAAAACGACGTCGAGCTGCGGCGGCTATATTGCCGGGAACGAGGCATTGGCGGCGGTGCTTAAAGCATCGGCCGGTGGCTTCGTCTACAGCGTCGGCCTGGCACCGGTGCTCGGCGCTTCAGCGGTCGCAAGCCTCGATATCCTCGAACGCGAACCCGAACGCACCGCGGCGCTCAGGCGCAACGGCGGCCTGTTCCTCAAGCTCGCCAAGGAAGCAGGCCTCGATACGGGCTTGAGCGGCGGCTTCTCGGTCGTTCCCGTCATCGTCGGCGATTCGTTGCGCGCGGTGCAGCTTTCCAACGATCTGCTCGCGGCGGGAGTGAATGTGCTGCCGATCATCCATCCTGCCGTACCGGAAGGATCGGCGCGGCTGCGCTTCTTCATTACCAGCGATCACACGAAGGAGCAGATCCGCCGTACCGTCGCGCTGACCGCCGAGCGCCTCAAGGATTTGACCGAACGGAATTTCGGGCTTGGCGGAGTCGATATCGAACAGATGTTGAAGGCGCTCTCGGCGCGCTAG
- a CDS encoding KpsF/GutQ family sugar-phosphate isomerase: protein MGLRQVKADGQSRSAMLDSIGRTLTTATNGIKALADHLTTDEVFARSLVDAVELIGDSEGRVVVSGVGKSGHIGRKIAATMASTGTSAYFVHPTEASHGDLGMVTSQDVLILLSWSGETAELGNMLTYAKRFKVPVISICANRDSILARNSDVALVLPKVPEACPHGLAPTTSAMLQLAVGDALAIALLERRGFSAEDFKTFHPGGKLGAQLRLVHELAHVAEQVPLLSVGRPMSEAVIEMSSKGFGVVGIVEEGGTLIGVITDGDLRRHMAGDLLLQRVEDVMSRNPRVVKGDVLASAAMEFMQENKVTVLFLVDDAGLPVGILHIHDLLRAGVA, encoded by the coding sequence ATGGGCTTGAGACAAGTGAAGGCGGATGGGCAATCCCGCTCCGCCATGCTGGATTCGATCGGCAGGACGCTGACGACCGCAACCAATGGGATCAAGGCTCTCGCCGATCACCTGACGACGGATGAAGTCTTTGCGCGCAGCCTTGTGGACGCGGTCGAATTGATCGGCGACAGCGAGGGCCGGGTCGTCGTGTCGGGCGTCGGCAAGAGCGGCCATATCGGCCGCAAGATCGCGGCGACCATGGCGTCCACCGGCACGTCCGCCTATTTCGTCCATCCGACCGAGGCGAGCCATGGCGATCTCGGTATGGTCACGTCGCAGGATGTTCTGATCCTGCTTTCCTGGTCGGGAGAGACGGCCGAGCTTGGCAACATGCTCACCTATGCCAAGCGCTTCAAGGTGCCAGTCATTTCGATCTGCGCCAATCGCGACAGCATCCTTGCCCGCAACTCCGACGTTGCCCTGGTGCTGCCCAAGGTGCCGGAGGCCTGTCCGCACGGCCTCGCGCCCACGACGTCCGCCATGCTGCAGCTCGCGGTCGGAGACGCCTTGGCGATCGCGCTCCTCGAGCGACGCGGGTTCTCGGCTGAAGATTTCAAGACATTCCACCCCGGCGGCAAGCTCGGCGCGCAACTGCGCCTGGTGCATGAACTGGCGCATGTGGCAGAACAGGTGCCGCTGCTTTCGGTCGGCCGTCCGATGAGCGAAGCGGTCATCGAGATGTCGTCGAAGGGATTTGGCGTTGTCGGCATTGTCGAAGAAGGCGGCACGCTGATCGGTGTGATTACCGACGGCGACCTGCGCCGCCACATGGCGGGGGATCTGCTGCTTCAGCGGGTCGAGGACGTGATGTCGCGCAATCCGAGGGTCGTCAAAGGCGATGTCCTTGCCAGCGCCGCCATGGAGTTCATGCAGGAGAACAAGGTGACCGTCCTTTTCCTGGTCGACGACGCCGGGCTCCCGGTCGGCATCCTGCACATTCACGACCTCTTGCGCGCCGGCGTGGCGTGA
- a CDS encoding RrF2 family transcriptional regulator, with protein sequence MLTKKGKYGLKALVDLARLEPGETAFINEIAQRNNIPKKFLDTILLELRNAGMLRSKKGPGGGYSLSRPASEIRIGHVIRTLDGPLAPIRCASRTAYEVCEDCSDPETCRVRISMTTVRDAIASILDSMTLAEFARDGEPPHEIIEEKRAG encoded by the coding sequence ATGCTGACGAAGAAAGGAAAATACGGCCTCAAGGCCCTCGTCGATCTGGCGCGCCTCGAACCTGGCGAGACCGCCTTCATCAATGAAATCGCCCAGCGCAACAACATTCCAAAAAAATTCCTCGATACGATTCTGCTCGAATTGCGCAACGCCGGCATGCTCCGTTCCAAGAAGGGACCAGGTGGCGGCTATTCGCTTTCTCGCCCGGCATCGGAGATTCGCATCGGCCATGTCATACGCACGCTGGACGGTCCCCTCGCACCGATCCGTTGCGCCAGTCGCACGGCCTATGAGGTCTGCGAAGACTGCAGCGACCCCGAGACCTGTCGTGTACGGATATCGATGACGACGGTTCGAGATGCCATCGCCTCCATTCTCGATTCGATGACGCTCGCGGAATTTGCGCGCGACGGTGAGCCGCCGCACGAGATTATCGAGGAAAAACGCGCGGGCTGA
- a CDS encoding capsule biosynthesis protein, whose translation MTADTTINRSTPRTFLFLQGPSSPIFAKIADRLEALGHTCLRINLNVGDQIFWRRGGAFNYRGSMSAWPAFVEAFIRRRAVTDLVLLGEERPYHQAAIAAAGQTGVAVFIVEMGYLRPDWLTLERGGMSSNSHFPAEPDQILSAAAGLPEPDWRRRYEQSFLAEATCDLLYNLPNVFLFFLFPGYRRHGIFHPLAEYAGWLLRLTTQRRRQRAADALIRSLASEGSDYFVYPLQLETDYQLRAHSPFNSQKEAIRAILASFAHHAPAGSKLAIKTHPLDNGLIRWRKVVAEAAAKTGIADRVAYLDGGNLDALAQGSAGVVTVNSTAGLHALKQGKPVKVLGSAVFDIAGLTDQQPLDAFWQTPRGPDAALSAALFRLMAAAIQVRGNFYSSAGTSAGANAIAERLHQGVVNEPGAFIDPPPRRKPAKSARPVALGGG comes from the coding sequence ATGACAGCGGACACGACGATCAATCGCTCGACACCAAGGACATTCCTGTTTCTACAGGGTCCCTCGTCGCCGATCTTTGCCAAGATCGCAGACCGGCTCGAGGCATTGGGCCACACTTGCCTTCGCATCAACCTCAATGTCGGCGACCAGATCTTCTGGCGACGCGGAGGCGCCTTCAATTACCGCGGTTCCATGTCGGCGTGGCCAGCCTTTGTTGAGGCCTTCATCCGTCGCCGCGCCGTTACCGACCTCGTGCTCCTTGGCGAAGAGCGCCCCTACCATCAGGCCGCGATCGCCGCTGCCGGCCAGACAGGCGTTGCCGTCTTCATCGTGGAGATGGGCTATTTGCGCCCGGACTGGTTGACGCTGGAGCGTGGCGGCATGTCGTCCAACTCGCATTTTCCAGCCGAACCAGACCAGATCCTCAGCGCGGCTGCCGGCCTGCCGGAACCGGACTGGCGGCGGCGTTACGAGCAGTCCTTCCTCGCCGAAGCAACCTGCGATCTGCTTTACAATCTTCCGAACGTCTTCCTTTTCTTTCTTTTTCCGGGCTATCGCCGGCACGGGATATTTCATCCCCTGGCGGAATATGCGGGGTGGCTCTTGCGCCTAACCACGCAGAGGCGGCGACAACGCGCAGCCGATGCCCTCATCCGCTCGCTAGCCTCGGAGGGCAGCGATTATTTCGTCTATCCGCTGCAGTTGGAGACCGACTATCAACTGCGTGCGCACTCGCCGTTCAACAGCCAGAAGGAAGCGATCCGCGCGATCCTCGCCTCTTTCGCACACCACGCCCCCGCGGGCAGCAAACTTGCGATCAAGACCCACCCCCTGGACAATGGCCTCATCCGCTGGCGCAAGGTCGTCGCTGAAGCAGCAGCCAAGACCGGAATCGCGGACCGCGTCGCTTATCTCGACGGCGGCAATCTGGACGCTTTGGCGCAGGGGAGCGCGGGCGTCGTCACGGTCAACTCGACCGCCGGTCTGCATGCGTTGAAACAGGGCAAGCCCGTAAAAGTGCTCGGCAGTGCCGTATTCGACATTGCTGGGCTCACCGATCAGCAGCCGCTGGATGCGTTCTGGCAAACGCCTCGAGGGCCGGATGCCGCCTTGAGTGCGGCCTTGTTCAGATTGATGGCCGCGGCAATCCAGGTGCGCGGTAATTTCTATTCGAGCGCAGGCACTAGCGCCGGCGCAAACGCGATCGCGGAGCGTTTGCATCAGGGCGTCGTCAACGAGCCCGGGGCCTTCATCGACCCTCCGCCCAGGCGAAAACCGGCGAAAAGCGCGCGCCCTGTTGCACTTGGGGGCGGCTGA
- a CDS encoding SDR family oxidoreductase → MTHVIITGGSSGIGLALASVYASRGARLSLIARSRDLLDQAKEMLVSEHGAMAGDIHVEAADVAREEEIETAIRRCTETFGPCDILVTSAGIVEPAPFEEQQSTIFRRQIETNLCGTVHAVRAVYPEMKRRRSGRIMMISSGAGLIGIHGYTAYSASKFALHGFAQALRSEARRHNVGVSVSFPPDTKTPQLARELGQRPPEATVVMGAVRPWTAEAVASRLVKAIDRRRPEVYFGLTLFLLGRFGPAVRPLLDWWFDRAIARNSGR, encoded by the coding sequence ATGACCCATGTGATCATCACCGGTGGCTCGAGCGGCATAGGCCTGGCACTAGCATCCGTCTACGCGAGCCGGGGCGCACGGCTTTCTCTCATCGCACGTTCCCGCGATCTTCTGGACCAGGCCAAAGAAATGCTTGTCTCGGAGCATGGTGCAATGGCCGGAGATATCCACGTGGAGGCAGCCGACGTTGCCCGCGAGGAAGAAATCGAAACGGCCATTCGACGCTGCACCGAAACATTCGGCCCCTGCGACATTCTCGTGACCTCGGCCGGCATCGTCGAACCGGCACCTTTCGAGGAGCAGCAAAGCACGATCTTTCGCCGACAGATCGAAACGAACCTCTGCGGCACGGTGCATGCCGTACGCGCCGTCTATCCGGAAATGAAGCGGCGGCGCAGCGGCCGCATCATGATGATCTCCTCGGGCGCCGGCTTGATCGGTATTCACGGCTATACCGCCTATAGCGCGTCGAAATTCGCGTTGCACGGCTTTGCCCAGGCGCTCAGAAGCGAGGCGCGCCGCCACAATGTCGGAGTGTCGGTCAGCTTTCCGCCCGATACCAAGACACCGCAGCTCGCGCGAGAACTCGGCCAGCGGCCGCCCGAAGCAACCGTGGTGATGGGGGCGGTGCGGCCCTGGACCGCCGAAGCGGTCGCAAGCAGGCTCGTGAAGGCCATCGACCGGCGGCGGCCTGAAGTCTATTTCGGCCTTACGCTTTTCCTGCTCGGCCGCTTCGGACCGGCCGTCAGACCGCTCCTCGACTGGTGGTTCGACAGGGCAATCGCCCGTAATAGTGGACGGTGA
- a CDS encoding LTA synthase family protein, producing the protein MKWLKGIGLALLPFQLHDYPAALTLFCYLLSCAVIFFTDRFALPARERRRNRPPYGRNHDIIDALARLPVIALVFAGFFAISWRPLYAAAGVMSFFIIFTGISRAKFKFIREPLVFSDIALVADVFKYKTIFYATSLNILFWIVAFLYVFGVSALYMYFEPSILPAGGKLFWILLMILAASAPWGLLFYGPVNRPTAALVQKLVKAVKVKTNTVRFGTFASVVFHFIIWLGVKREKIVAELSERLRAVVLDLIGHEEAPLIIVWQSESFIDMRHFGVKTIKLPTIDRLRKQAIQWGRLSNVFEGGYTLRTEFAVLSGLVPDDLHVDASYPYLRASHYADVVWPGKLKRAGWHTHFIHPYDRTFFLRHKAMPQLGFDKLTMLDAFDHKPERDGLYVSDAKLTERVIAEVEKLPEDESGFFFVASMANHGPWEPGRVDTLTNPVDIYMEILQQSDAALKQLVDSLNKLERPVWLVFYGDHAPLLKSFADPFPDPRTDYFIVPLAKARPAQSGAKAPKDEDPWNLIRSLLRYANLQKDALQ; encoded by the coding sequence GTGAAATGGCTCAAAGGTATCGGCTTGGCGCTTCTTCCCTTCCAACTGCATGACTACCCGGCAGCGCTGACCCTCTTTTGCTATCTCCTGTCCTGTGCGGTGATTTTCTTCACGGATCGCTTCGCTCTGCCGGCACGCGAGCGCAGGAGAAACAGGCCTCCCTACGGACGCAATCATGATATCATCGACGCGCTCGCACGCCTGCCGGTCATAGCACTCGTCTTTGCTGGTTTTTTCGCGATTTCCTGGCGGCCCCTCTATGCCGCTGCCGGAGTCATGAGCTTCTTTATCATCTTCACCGGCATTTCCCGCGCGAAGTTCAAGTTCATCCGCGAGCCGCTGGTTTTCTCAGACATCGCCCTTGTTGCGGACGTCTTCAAATACAAGACGATCTTCTACGCGACTTCGCTGAATATCCTGTTCTGGATCGTCGCATTCCTTTACGTGTTCGGCGTCTCCGCACTCTACATGTATTTCGAGCCGAGCATCTTGCCCGCGGGAGGCAAGTTGTTCTGGATTCTGCTGATGATCCTCGCGGCAAGCGCGCCTTGGGGGCTATTGTTCTATGGTCCGGTGAACCGGCCGACAGCGGCCCTCGTGCAAAAGCTCGTAAAGGCCGTCAAGGTCAAGACGAATACGGTGCGCTTTGGGACGTTTGCCTCTGTCGTCTTCCATTTCATCATATGGCTGGGCGTGAAACGCGAAAAAATCGTCGCCGAGCTCTCTGAACGGCTTCGCGCCGTCGTGCTGGATCTGATCGGGCACGAGGAAGCCCCGCTGATCATCGTCTGGCAATCGGAATCCTTCATCGACATGCGCCACTTCGGCGTCAAGACGATCAAGCTGCCGACAATCGACCGGCTGCGCAAACAGGCGATACAGTGGGGCCGCCTCAGCAACGTGTTCGAGGGCGGCTATACCTTGCGTACCGAGTTCGCTGTGCTGAGCGGACTTGTGCCGGACGATCTCCATGTCGATGCGAGCTATCCCTATCTGCGCGCCTCCCATTACGCAGATGTCGTCTGGCCGGGAAAACTGAAGCGCGCCGGCTGGCATACACACTTCATCCACCCTTATGACCGCACGTTCTTTCTCCGGCACAAGGCAATGCCACAGCTTGGCTTCGACAAGCTCACCATGCTGGACGCCTTCGACCACAAGCCCGAGCGCGACGGGCTCTATGTGTCCGACGCGAAACTGACAGAAAGAGTGATCGCGGAAGTCGAAAAGCTTCCGGAAGACGAAAGCGGCTTTTTCTTCGTCGCGTCCATGGCCAATCACGGCCCGTGGGAGCCCGGCCGCGTGGACACGCTCACGAATCCCGTCGATATCTACATGGAAATCCTGCAGCAGTCGGATGCTGCCCTCAAGCAGCTGGTCGACAGTCTCAACAAGCTCGAGCGTCCCGTCTGGCTCGTGTTCTACGGCGACCATGCGCCTCTGCTGAAATCCTTCGCGGACCCGTTCCCGGATCCCCGGACGGACTATTTCATCGTGCCGCTCGCCAAGGCCCGCCCCGCCCAATCCGGTGCGAAAGCACCCAAGGACGAGGACCCCTGGAACCTGATACGGTCGCTGCTCAGATATGCGAACCTGCAAAAGGATGCGCTGCAATAG